A region from the Triticum urartu cultivar G1812 chromosome 1, Tu2.1, whole genome shotgun sequence genome encodes:
- the LOC125531268 gene encoding cysteine-rich receptor-like protein kinase 44, translated as MLPGGYAVLPMIIAVHLLAPAESASMECDGNPQTSSSTFPSTLKLLAAGLPGNASTSPNGFATAVVGTAPGLVYGMALCRGGTNASSCRACVAKAFGDAQASCPGDTGAAMYEDGCVLRFSVQRFLDFLGADQWQVREITFSVVADRASVTVSAAWFGAAVSAILTAVVNHAVSSPSPAASSNSTMRSKYFATGEEAFNPKVYGLAQCMPNLAPAQCDGCLRRLQDETAPYMGTNPGWIEAGSAWCILRYGVRPIYDGQAMLQVPAPPPPSPSVTPEHGAGNTRSATGIYAGIASSVVLLLILLSVFAFIRFKRKIKAAEDDNPFKKMARALIFDLLALQEATGNFSEANKLGEGGYGIVYKGTLPDGQEIAVKKLLGATEHGLHQLRNEVVLLAELQHKNLVRLQGFCSHQNDTLLVYEYIKNGSLDNFLFDTSEENTLNWEQQYNIILGTAKGILYLHEDSSPRIIHRDLKANNILLDEEMDPKIADFGLARLLQEGHTHTQTTRAAGTLGYMAPEYAIHGSVSPKIDIFSFGVLVLEIITRRRNCSSDYGDTVNLISDVWNYWTKGTISQMMDESLIGYPRSQALRCIHIGLLCVQPDPDDRPQISTVIFMLTRDTMELQPPAQPAFFFGTESPSPASPRYGQRRYMHVRPDLVPEDDVSWNEVTITEPYPR; from the exons ATGCTCCCCGGCGGCTACGCCGTTCTCCCCATGATCATCGCGGTCCACCTGCTGGCGCCGGCTGAGTCGGCCTCAATGGAGTGCGACGGCAACCCCCAAACGTCCAGCAGCACCTTTCCCTCGACCCTGAAGCTGCTCGCCGCGGGACTCCCCGGCAACGCCTCCACCTCCCCAAACGGCTTCGCCACCGCCGTCGTCGGCACGGCGCCCGGCCTGGTCTACGGCATGGCCCTCTGCCGGGGCGGCACGAACGCCTCGTCCTGCCGCGCGTGCGTGGCCAAGGCGTTCGGCGACGCGCAGGCAAGCTGCCCCGGCGACACGGGCGCCGCCATGTACGAGGACGGCTGCGTCCTGCGCTTCTCCGTCCAGCGATTCCTCGATTTCCTCGGCGCGGACCAGTGGCAGGTCCGTGAGATCACTTTCTCCGTTGTCGCGGATCGGGCCAGCGTCACGGTTTCGGCCGCCTGGTTCGGCGCCGCGGTCAGTGCGATCCTCACCGCCGTGGTCAACCACGCGGTGTCGTCCCCGTCGCCGGCGGCGAGCAGCAATTCGACCATGAGAAGCAAGTACTTCGCCACCGGCGAGGAGGCCTTCAACCCCAAGGTATACGGCCTCGCGCAGTGCATGCCCAACCTGGCGCCGGCGCAGTGCGACGGCTGCCTCCGGAGACTCCAAGATGAGACAGCACCCTACATGGGCACTAACCCCGGATGGATCGAGGCTGGCTCCGCGTGGTGCATCCTGAGGTATGGCGTGCGGCCGATCTACGACGGCCAGGCGATGCTTCAGGTTCCGGCCCCGCCACCGCCATCTCCTTCTGTCACTCCCGAGCATGGCGCAG GAAACACAAGGAGTGCAACAGGAATCTATGCAGGCATTGCTTCTTCTGTTGTCTTGTTATTGATTCTACTATCAGTTTTCGCTTTCATCCGCTTCAAGAGAAAAATTAAGGCCGCCGAGGACGATAATC CATTCAAGAAAATGGCGAGAGCCTTGATCTTTGATTTGCTGGCACTGCAAGAGGCAACCGGAAACTTTTCAGAGGCGAATAAGCTTGGAGAAGGTGGTTATGGAATTGTATACAAG GGAACACTGCCGGATGGGCAAGAAATAGCAGTTAAGAAGCTTTTGGGAGCAACTGAGCATGGTTTGCATCAGTTGCGCAATGAGGTGGTTCTATTGGCAGAGCTTCAGCACAAGAATCTTGTCAGATTACAGGGGTTTTGCTCGCATCAGAATGATACGTTGCTCGTCTACGAATATATCAAGAATGGGAGCCTCGACAACTTTCTTTTCG ATACCAGTGAGGAAAATACTCTAAACTGGGAGCAACAGTACAACATCATTCTTGGAACTGCCAAGGGAATACTGTATCTTCACGAGGACTCGAGCCCAAGGATAATCCACAGGGACCTTAAAGCGAATAATATTCTTCTTGACGAGGAAATGGATCCTAAAATCGCAGATTTTGGATTGGCAAGGCTGCTACAAGAAGGTCACACTCATACTCAAACCACTAGAGCTGCCGGAACACT CGGTTATATGGCACCAGAGTACGCAATACACGGAAGTGTGTCACCCAAGATTGATATTTTCAGTTTTGGTGTACTAGTCCTCGAAATTATAACCAGGAGAAGGAACTGCAGTTCGGATTATGGGGATACCGTGAATCTCATTAGTGAT GTGTGGAATTACTGGACAAAAGGAACAATATCACAAATGATGGACGAATCACTCATTGGATACCCTCGAAGCCAAGCGCTACGGTGCATCCACATCGGGCTGCTGTGTGTCCAACCGGACCCTGATGACAGGCCTCAAATATCAACCGTCATTTTCATGTTAACAAGGGACACCATGGAGCTTCAGCCACCGGCACAGCCTGCATTCTTCTTTGGGACAGAATCACCATCTCCAGCTTCTCCACGATATGGGCAACGCCGCTACATGCATGTCCGACCTGATTTAGTACCGGAAGATGACGTATCTTGGAATGAGGTTACGATTACTGAGCCATATCCTAGGTGA